The following proteins come from a genomic window of Sesamum indicum cultivar Zhongzhi No. 13 linkage group LG10, S_indicum_v1.0, whole genome shotgun sequence:
- the LOC105172606 gene encoding calmodulin-binding transcription activator 2 translates to MEESGSYNLGFRLDIKQILLEAQHRWLRPAEICEILRNYEKFHISPEAPNKPVSGSVFLFDRKVLRYFRKDGHNWRKKKDGKTVKEAHEKLKVGSVDMLHCYYAHGEDNENFQRRSYWLLEQDLMHIVFVHYLEVKGNKTNLGGVRNNDRVVSNSENESSLSSSFRGTSPTSTLSSAYEDAESEGNHQASSRFHSYPESPLTDDNHSAQSSSYNQLFNPGNQNVPALNYASLLRGNRDGDFGGDSLVCGAQETGDFALWQEVLGNPTTGEIAYKPETGFSLPVQANRQALNSLFEEKSLSSDQGNDAGPFYSYPEQKGQSGENNLQMLLSDAEAGNVMNPNMENVMAAIGNENYSFLLKKPLIGGLQTEESLKKVDSFSRWMAKELGEADGLDMQSSNGISWSIIGNEYDSNMSAQLQVDTHTLNPSISQDQLFSIIDFSPNWAYSNLDTKVLITGTFLKSEEELSNCRWSIMFGEVEVPAQVLADGILCCRAPLHNPGLIPFYVTCSNRLACSEIREFEYRFGPDQNADAVDVHGDSAILMHLYQRFETILSLEPVGSPVSSAKNDLEKQSLVNKIISLMEENNPESKLTPNDDTSHLKVIGELLLKKQLRQIFYSWLLHRVTEDGKGLTVIDEGGQSVLHLAAALGFNWAFQPIIVSGVSIDFRDVNGWTALHWAAFYGREDTVAALVSLGAAPGALTDPSAEYPRGRSPSHLASSRGHKGISGFLAETALTTHLSSLKVNDDCTKEVSGLKGILTVSERSAVPTTEEDVPDTLSLKDSLAAVCNATQAAARIHQIFRVQSFQRKQLIEQDSDELLTPDEHAISLLAAKASRFNHSDGVVNAAALQIQKKYRGWKKRKEFLLIRQKIVKIQAHVRGHQARKKYKPIIWSVGILEKVILRWRRKGSGLRGFRSDAVQKGPDTPSLMPPQEDDYDFLKEGRKQTEERMHKELARVKSMAQYPEARAQYRRLLTAAQGFRETKHDASDVIPDNMEDMIYPEEDLLDVASLLDDDTFMSLTFQ, encoded by the exons ATGGAGGAAAGTGGATCGTACAATCTAGGGTTCCGATTGG ATATAAAGCAGATACTATTAGAAGCCCAGCATCGGTGGCTGAGACCTGCTGAAATTTGTGAAATCCTGAGAAACTACGAAAAGTTTCATATTTCCCCAGAGGCTCCAAATAAACCAGTCA GTggttctgtttttctttttgatcgTAAAGTGTTAAGGTACTTCCGCAAGGATGGGCATAattggagaaagaaaaaggacgGTAAGACTGTTAAGGAAGCGCATGAGAAGCTGAAG GTTGGAAGTGTTGATATGCTGCATTGTTACTATGCACATGGAGAggataatgaaaattttcaaaggcGCAGCTACTGGTTGCTTGAGCA GGATCTCATGCACATTGTGTTTGTCCACTATTTGGAAGTCAAG GGTAATAAGACAAACCTCGGCGGCGTCAGAAACAATGACAGAGTCGTATCAAATTCAGAAAATGAAAGCTCATTGTCTTCCAGTTTTCGTGGAACAAGCCCAACCAGCACCTTGTCGTCTGCATACGAAGATGCCGAATCTG AGGGTAATCACCAAGCAAGTTCCAGATTTCATTCATATCCAGAGTCTCCATTGACTGATGATAATCATTCTGCCCAATCAAGCTCTTATAATCAGCTTTTTAATCCAg gaaatcaaaatgtcCCTGCCTTGAATTATGCATCACTTTTGCGGGGGAACAGAGATGGAGATTTTGGTGGAGACAGTCTTGTATGTGGGGCTCAAGAGACAGGTGATTTTGCATTATGGCAAGAAGTTCTTGGAAACCCCACTACAG GAGAGATTGCTTACAAACCAGAAACTGGGTTTTCTCTGCCTGTCCAGGCCAATAGGCAGGCTCTCAACAGTTTGTTTGAGGAGAAATCTCTTTCCTCAGATCAAGGGAATGATGCAGGGCCATTTTACTCATATCCTGAGCAGAAAGGCCAGTCTGGGGAAAACAACCTTCAAATGCTCCTCTCTGATGCAGAAGCTGGAAATGTAATGAACCCAAATATGGAGAATGTTATGGCAGCAATAGGGAACGAGAACTATTCTTTCCTCCTGAAGAAGCCTCTGATTGGTGGTTTGCAAACAGAAGAAAGCTTGAAGAAAGTTGATAGCTTCTCCCGGTGGATGGCTAAAGAACTTGGAGAAGCTGATGGATTAGATATGCAGTCAAGTAATGGAATTTCTTGGAGTATAATAGGGAATGAGTATGACTCCAATATGTCAGCTCAACTGCAAGTCGATACACACACCCTGAATCCTTCTATTTCCCAGGACCAGCTTTTTAgcattattgatttttcacCTAACTGGGCTTACTCAAACCTGGACACCAAG GTCCTTATCACTGGAACATTCCTGAAGAGTGAAGAAGAGTTGTCCAATTGCAGATGGTCTATTATGTTTGGAGAAGTGGAGGTTCCAGCACAGGTTTTGGCAGATGGGATTCTTTGCTGCCGTGCGCCACTCCACAACCCTGGTCTTATTCCATTCTATGTAACTTGTTCCAACAGATTGGCCTGCAGTGAAATACGCGAATTTGAATATAGATTTGGACCTGACCAAAATGCTGATGCTGTTGATGTCCATGGAGATAGTGCAATTCTGATGCATCTCTATCAAAGATTTGAGACAATATTGTCCCTGGAGCCCGTAGGCAGTCCTGTAAGTTCCGCAAAAAATGACCTTGAGAAACAAAGCTTAGTCAACAAAATCATTTCGTTGATGGAGGAGAATAACCCAGAGTCCAAGCTAACTCCCAACGATGACACATCACATCTGAAGGTGATCGGGGAGCTGCTCCTCAAAAAGCAGCTGAGGCAGATATTTTACTCGTGGCTTCTTCACAGAGTAACTGAAGATGGCAAGGGGCTTACAGTTATTGATGAAGGAGGTCAAAGTGTGTTGCACTTAGCTGCTGCTCTTGGTTTTAATTGGGCCTTCCAGCCGATTATAGTATCAGGTGTTAGTATAGATTTTCGTGATGTAAATGGTTGGACAGCACTTCATTGGGCAGCATTTTATGGCAG GGAGGACACAGTTGCTGCCCTTGTGTCTCTGGGTGCAGCTCCAGGAGCACTTACAGATCCATCTGCTGAATATCCACGGGGTAGATCTCCTTCTCACCTGGCTTCTTCCCGTGGACATAAGGGCATATCTGGTTTTCTTGCTGAGACTGCCTTGACCACGCATCTCTCATCTCTTAAAGTGAATGATGACTGTACCAAAGAAGTGTCTGGGCTGAAAGGAATATTGACAGTCTCAGAACGCTCAGCGGTACCAACAACTGAAGAGGACGTTCCGGATACACTCTCACTCAAGGATTCACTTGCTGCAGTCTGTAATGCTACACAAGCAGCAGCTCGTATTCACCAAATTTTCCGTGTTCAGTCGTTTCAGAGGAAGCAGCTTATCGAACAGGATTCTGATGAATTGCTGACTCCAGATGAGCATGCTATTTCTCTTCTAGCTGCTAAAGCATCCAGGTTCAATCATTCTGATGGTGTAGTCAATGCTGCTGCGCTACAGATACAAAAGAAGTATCGTGGCTGGAAGAAGCGGAAAGAATTTCTGCTAATTCGACAAAAAATCGTTAAAATCCAG GCTCATGTAAGGGGACATCAGGccaggaaaaaatataaacctATTATCTGGTCAGTGGGGATATTGGAGAAGGTGATTTTGCGCTGGAGACGTAAAGGAAGTGGATTGCGTGGATTCAGATCCGATGCAGTCCAAAAAGGCCCCGATACACCTAGCCTCATGCCGCCACAGGAAGATGATTATGACTTTCTGAAGGaaggaagaaaacaaactGAAGAACGGATGCATAAAGAACTTGCTAGGGTGAAGTCCATGGCTCAATATCCTGAAGCACGAGCTCAGTACCGTAGGCTGCTAACTGCTGCACAAGGTTTTCGTGAAACTAAG CATGATGCTTCAGATGTGATCCCAGACAACATGGAGGACATGATTTACCCAGAGGAAGATCTACTTGATGTTGCAAGTCTGTTGGATGATGATACTTTCATGTCTCTGACGTTCCAATGA
- the LOC105172607 gene encoding probable protein phosphatase 2C 10 isoform X1, translating into MDSLCCFNSVSSQLSGGRPSLGSGKGSSSRGHVKYGFSLVKGKANHPMEDYHVAKFVQFQGHELGLFAIFDGHLGDTVPAYLQKHLFRNILNEEQFWNDPSWSIAKAYERTDQAILTHSPDLGRGGSTAVTAILINGRQLWVANVGDSRGVLSRRGQAIQMTIDHEPNTERGSIENRGGFVSNMPGDVARVNGQLAVSRAFGDKNLKTHLRSDPDVTNAEIDSETDLLILASDGLWKVMSNQEAVDIVKRIKDPQKAAKQLVLEALNRDSKDDISCIVIRF; encoded by the exons ATGGACAGTCTCTGCTGCTTCAATTCTGTTTCCTCACAG CTTTCAGGAGGACGTCCGTCTCTTGGCTCGGGCAAGGGAAGCAGCAGTAGGGGACATGTGAAATACGGGTTCAGTTTAGTAAAGGGTAAGGCGAATCACCCTATGGAGGATTACCATGTTGCTAAATTTGTGCAGTTTCAAGGTCATGAGCTCGGACTATTCGCTATATTTGATGGGCATCTAGGAGATACTGTCCCAGCTTACTTACAAAAGCATTTGTTTCGAAACATCTTAAACGAG GAGCAATTTTGGAATGACCCTAGCTGGTCCATTGCAAAAGCTTACGAGAGAACCGATCAGGCTATTCTCACTCACAGTCCTGACCTGGGAAGAGGCGGATCTACTGCCGTCACTGCGATCCTCATAAATGGTCGACAATTATGGGTAGCGAATGTCGGAGATTCACGGGGAGTACTTTCCAGGAGGGGGCAGGCAATACAAATGACTATTGATCATGAACCCAACACGGAGCGTGGTAGCATTGAAAACAGAGGTGGATTTGTCTCAAACATGCCAG GGGACGTTGCGAGAGTGAACGGGCAATTGGCTGTTTCTCGTGCCTTTGGAGACAAGAACTTGAAGACGCACTTACGGTCCGACCCCGACGTTACAAACGCTGAGATTGACTCCGAGACCGACCTCCTGATTCTTGCTAGTGATGGTCTATGGAAG GTAATGTCTAATCAAGAGGCTGTAGATATCGTGAAGAGGATCAAAGACCCCCAGAAGGCAGCAAAACAGCTAGTGCTGGAAGCATTGAACAGGGATAGCAAGGACGACATCTCATGCATCGTCATCCGCTTCTAG
- the LOC105172607 gene encoding probable protein phosphatase 2C 10 isoform X2, with product MEDYHVAKFVQFQGHELGLFAIFDGHLGDTVPAYLQKHLFRNILNEEQFWNDPSWSIAKAYERTDQAILTHSPDLGRGGSTAVTAILINGRQLWVANVGDSRGVLSRRGQAIQMTIDHEPNTERGSIENRGGFVSNMPGDVARVNGQLAVSRAFGDKNLKTHLRSDPDVTNAEIDSETDLLILASDGLWKVMSNQEAVDIVKRIKDPQKAAKQLVLEALNRDSKDDISCIVIRF from the exons ATGGAGGATTACCATGTTGCTAAATTTGTGCAGTTTCAAGGTCATGAGCTCGGACTATTCGCTATATTTGATGGGCATCTAGGAGATACTGTCCCAGCTTACTTACAAAAGCATTTGTTTCGAAACATCTTAAACGAG GAGCAATTTTGGAATGACCCTAGCTGGTCCATTGCAAAAGCTTACGAGAGAACCGATCAGGCTATTCTCACTCACAGTCCTGACCTGGGAAGAGGCGGATCTACTGCCGTCACTGCGATCCTCATAAATGGTCGACAATTATGGGTAGCGAATGTCGGAGATTCACGGGGAGTACTTTCCAGGAGGGGGCAGGCAATACAAATGACTATTGATCATGAACCCAACACGGAGCGTGGTAGCATTGAAAACAGAGGTGGATTTGTCTCAAACATGCCAG GGGACGTTGCGAGAGTGAACGGGCAATTGGCTGTTTCTCGTGCCTTTGGAGACAAGAACTTGAAGACGCACTTACGGTCCGACCCCGACGTTACAAACGCTGAGATTGACTCCGAGACCGACCTCCTGATTCTTGCTAGTGATGGTCTATGGAAG GTAATGTCTAATCAAGAGGCTGTAGATATCGTGAAGAGGATCAAAGACCCCCAGAAGGCAGCAAAACAGCTAGTGCTGGAAGCATTGAACAGGGATAGCAAGGACGACATCTCATGCATCGTCATCCGCTTCTAG